One segment of Sinorhizobium sp. BG8 DNA contains the following:
- a CDS encoding homocysteine S-methyltransferase family protein: MSKYRSNLPLTKGGTFLTDGGLETTLIFHEGVELPHFASFVLLATREGRQQLKDYYLRYLDIADEAGTGFVLDTPTWRANADWGDKLGYSDVALRAANEDAVDLLTEIRDEREKPGAPIVVNGAIGPRGDGYKAGNMEADEAEAYHLAQIKAFADSGADMVTAFTLNNINEAIGVSWAAKKAGMPCVISFTVETDGKLVTGTTIEEAITAVDRATGSYPLYYMINCAHPSHFEEALDHGSDWIKRIGGIRANASMMSHAELDESETLDAGDPIDLGRRYSDMVKRMPQLRVLGGCCGTDHRHIGAICEACLTPRALSA, from the coding sequence ATGAGCAAGTACAGAAGCAACCTGCCGCTCACCAAGGGCGGCACATTTCTGACCGACGGTGGACTGGAAACGACGCTGATCTTCCACGAAGGCGTTGAACTGCCGCATTTCGCTTCATTCGTGCTGCTGGCCACACGCGAGGGACGGCAGCAGCTGAAGGACTACTACCTGCGCTATCTCGACATTGCGGATGAGGCGGGGACCGGTTTCGTGCTCGACACGCCGACATGGCGGGCGAACGCCGACTGGGGCGACAAGCTCGGCTATAGCGACGTGGCGCTCAGGGCGGCGAACGAGGATGCGGTCGATCTCCTCACGGAGATCCGCGACGAACGCGAGAAGCCGGGCGCGCCGATCGTCGTCAACGGGGCCATCGGGCCGCGCGGCGACGGCTACAAGGCCGGCAACATGGAGGCCGACGAAGCGGAAGCCTATCACCTCGCCCAGATCAAGGCCTTCGCCGATTCCGGCGCCGACATGGTGACGGCCTTCACGCTCAACAACATCAACGAGGCGATCGGCGTCTCATGGGCTGCAAAGAAGGCGGGCATGCCTTGCGTGATCTCGTTCACGGTGGAGACCGACGGCAAGCTCGTGACCGGCACGACCATCGAGGAAGCGATCACGGCCGTCGACCGGGCGACCGGGAGCTATCCGCTCTACTACATGATCAACTGCGCGCATCCGAGCCATTTCGAGGAGGCGCTGGATCACGGCAGCGACTGGATCAAGCGGATCGGTGGCATTCGCGCCAACGCGTCAATGATGAGCCATGCCGAGCTCGACGAGAGCGAGACGCTCGATGCCGGAGATCCGATCGACCTCGGGCGGCGCTATAGCGACATGGTGAAGCGCATGCCGCAGTTGCGCGTGCTGGGCGGGTGCTGCGGAACCGACCATCGCCATATCGGCGCCATCTGCGAGGCCTGCCTGACACCGCGGGCGTTGAGCGCCTGA